In one window of Vulpes vulpes isolate BD-2025 chromosome 1, VulVul3, whole genome shotgun sequence DNA:
- the PRRT1 gene encoding proline-rich transmembrane protein 1 has protein sequence MSSEKSGLSDSVPHTSPPPYNAPQPPAEPPAPPPQAAPSSHHHHHHHYHQSGTATLPRLGAGGLASAAATAQRGPSSSATLPRPPHHAPPGPAAGAPPPGCATLPRMPPDPYLQETRFEGPLPPPPPAAAAPPPPAPSHTAQAPGFVVPTHTGAVGTLPLGGYVAPGYPLQLQPCTAYVPVYPVGTPYAGGTPGGTGVTSTLPPPPQGPGLALLEPRRPPHDYMPIAVLTTICCFWPTGIIAIFKAVQVRTALARGDMVSAEIASREARNFSFISLAVGIAAMVLCTILTVVIIIAAQHHENYWDP, from the exons ATGTCATCGGAAAAgtcag GCCTTTCGGACTCAGTCCCTCACACCTCTCCGCCACCCTATaatgccccccagccccccgccgaaccccccgccccacccccacaggCAGCCCCTTCCtctcaccatcaccaccaccaccactaccaccagtCCGGGACAGCCACCCTCCCGCGCCTAGGGGCAGGCGGCCTGGCTTCCGCTGCGGCCACTGCTCAGCGCGGCCCCTCATCTTCAGCCACTCTGCCGCGACCACCACACcacgccccgcccggcccggccgccgggGCGCCCCCACCCGGCTGCGCCACCTTGCCCCGCATGCCACCCGACCCTTACCTGCAGGAGACTCGCTTCGAGGGCCcgctgcccccgccgccgccaGCCGCCGCCGCTCCGCCCCCGCCGGCGCCCTCTCATACTGCCCAGGCTCCCGGCTTCGTGGTGCCCACGCACACGGGTGCGGTAGGCACGCTGCCACTGGGGGGCTACGTAGCCCCCGGCTACCCCCTACAGCTGCAGCCTTGCACTGCCTACGTGCCGGTCTACCCGGTGGGCACG CCCTACGCAGGCGGGACCCCGGGGGGCACAGGAGTGACCTCCAcactccccccgccgccccagggcccagggctggcccTGCTGGAGCCAAGGCGCCCGCCGCACGACTACATGCCCATCGCGGTGCTGACCACCATCTGCTGCTTCTGGCCCACGGGCATCATCGCCATCTTCAAGGCCGTGCAG GTGCGCACGGCCTTGGCCCGCGGAGACATGGTGTCTGCCGAGATCGCATCACGCGAGGCCCGGAACTTCTCCTTTATCTCCCTGGCGGTGGGCATCGCAGCCATGGTGCTCTGTACCATCCTCACCGTAGTCATCATCATTGCCGCGCAGCACCACGAGAACTACTGGGATCCGTGA
- the PPT2 gene encoding lysosomal thioesterase PPT2 isoform X1, producing MDCSACLLPRPRDAVECSTAPPVPACVTGDAGTVVRESPGRDGEARPLAASPLPSVTPRRALRTPSPPPAGSSLGGSKQQAQRSPRTQARWELASSRSLRCRSGVFLAKPGVVPPPGWAWGQSRPSWGRGSGCASLSLRVGGVFPTTPKCGPSRLPGGSMLGRRGLRLPPVGILLLLPFLPPPLPPAAPAPHRAAYKPVIVVHGLFDSSYSFRHLLEYINETHPGTVVTVLDLFDGRESLRPLWEQVQGFGEAVAPIMAKAPQGVHLICYSQGGLVCRALLSVMDEHNVDSFISLSSPQMGQYGDTDYLKWLFPTSMRSNLYRICYSPWGQEFSICNYWHDPHHDDLYLNASSFLALINGERDHPNATAWRKNFLRVGRLVLIGGPDDGVITPWQSSFFGFYDANETVLEMEEQLVYLRDSFGLKTLLARGAIVRCPMAGISHTAWHSNRTLYETCIEPWLS from the exons ATGGATTGCTCTGCCTGTCTCCTCCCCCGCCCTCGGGATGCAGTGGAATGTTCCACGGCCCCTCCGGTCCCGGCCTGCGTTACAGGGGACGCGGGCACGGTTGTCAGGGAAAGCCCCGGACGTGACGGCGAAGCGCGACCCCTAgcagcctcccctctcccctccgtCACTCCCCGGCGCGCGCTCCggacaccctcccctccccccgcgggcTCCAGTCTAGGGGGAAGTAAACAGCAGGCGCAGCGGAGTCCGCGGACCCAGGCCAGGTGGGAGCTTGCGTCCTCCAGGAGCCTGCGCTGCCGCTCCGGGGTCTTCCTTGCAAAACCCGGGGTCGTGCCACCGCCGGGATGGGCCTGGGGACAGTCCCGGccgagctgggggcggggctccgggtgCGCGTCGTTGAGTCTGCGTGTAGGGGGTGTGTTTCCTACAACCCCCAAGTGCGGTCCTAGTAGGCTGCCTG GCGGGAGCATGCTGGGGCGCAGGGGCCTGCGGCTCCCCCCGGTGGGgatcctgctcctgctgccgttcctgccgccgccgctgccgcccgcagcccccgcgccccATCGCGCTGCCTACAAGCCGGTCATCGTGGTGCACGGGCTGTTTGACAGCTCGTACAGCTTCCGCCACCTGCTGGAATACATCAACGAG ACACATCCCGGGACTGTGGTGACAGTGCTTGATCTCTTCGATGGGAGAGAGAGCTTGCGACCCTTGTGGGAACAGGTGCAAGGGTTTGGAGAGGCTGTGGCCCCCATCATGGCAAAGGCCCCTCAAGGGGTGCATCTCATCTGCTACTCGCAGG GGGGCCTGGTGTGCCGGGCGCTGCTCTCCGTCATGGATGAGCACAATGTGGattctttcatctctctctcttctccacaaATGGGACAGTATGGAG ATACGGACTATCTGAAGTGGCTCTTCCCTACCTCCATGAGGTCTAACCTCTACCGGATCTGCTATAGTCCCTGGGGCCAGGAATTCTCCATCTGCAACTACTGGCATG ACCCCCACCATGATGACTTGTACCTCAATGCCAGCAGTTTCCTGGCCCTGATCAATGGGGAGAGAGATCATCCCAATGCCACTG CATGGAGGAAGAACTTTCTTCGTGTGGGCCGCCTGGTGCTTATTGGGGGCCCTGATGATGGTGTCATTACCCCCTGGCAGTCCAG CTTCTTTGGTTTCTATGATGCAAATGAGACGGTCTTGGAGATGGAGGAGCAACTG GTTTATCTGCGGGATTCTTTTGGGTTGAAGACGCTGTTGGCTCGGGGAGCCATAGTGAGGTGTCCGATGGCTGGGATCTCCCACACGGCCTGGCACTCCAACCGGACCCTTTATGAGACCTGCATTGAACCTTGGCTCTCCTGA
- the PPT2 gene encoding lysosomal thioesterase PPT2 isoform X2 translates to MLGRRGLRLPPVGILLLLPFLPPPLPPAAPAPHRAAYKPVIVVHGLFDSSYSFRHLLEYINETHPGTVVTVLDLFDGRESLRPLWEQVQGFGEAVAPIMAKAPQGVHLICYSQGGLVCRALLSVMDEHNVDSFISLSSPQMGQYGDTDYLKWLFPTSMRSNLYRICYSPWGQEFSICNYWHDPHHDDLYLNASSFLALINGERDHPNATAWRKNFLRVGRLVLIGGPDDGVITPWQSSFFGFYDANETVLEMEEQLVYLRDSFGLKTLLARGAIVRCPMAGISHTAWHSNRTLYETCIEPWLS, encoded by the exons ATGCTGGGGCGCAGGGGCCTGCGGCTCCCCCCGGTGGGgatcctgctcctgctgccgttcctgccgccgccgctgccgcccgcagcccccgcgccccATCGCGCTGCCTACAAGCCGGTCATCGTGGTGCACGGGCTGTTTGACAGCTCGTACAGCTTCCGCCACCTGCTGGAATACATCAACGAG ACACATCCCGGGACTGTGGTGACAGTGCTTGATCTCTTCGATGGGAGAGAGAGCTTGCGACCCTTGTGGGAACAGGTGCAAGGGTTTGGAGAGGCTGTGGCCCCCATCATGGCAAAGGCCCCTCAAGGGGTGCATCTCATCTGCTACTCGCAGG GGGGCCTGGTGTGCCGGGCGCTGCTCTCCGTCATGGATGAGCACAATGTGGattctttcatctctctctcttctccacaaATGGGACAGTATGGAG ATACGGACTATCTGAAGTGGCTCTTCCCTACCTCCATGAGGTCTAACCTCTACCGGATCTGCTATAGTCCCTGGGGCCAGGAATTCTCCATCTGCAACTACTGGCATG ACCCCCACCATGATGACTTGTACCTCAATGCCAGCAGTTTCCTGGCCCTGATCAATGGGGAGAGAGATCATCCCAATGCCACTG CATGGAGGAAGAACTTTCTTCGTGTGGGCCGCCTGGTGCTTATTGGGGGCCCTGATGATGGTGTCATTACCCCCTGGCAGTCCAG CTTCTTTGGTTTCTATGATGCAAATGAGACGGTCTTGGAGATGGAGGAGCAACTG GTTTATCTGCGGGATTCTTTTGGGTTGAAGACGCTGTTGGCTCGGGGAGCCATAGTGAGGTGTCCGATGGCTGGGATCTCCCACACGGCCTGGCACTCCAACCGGACCCTTTATGAGACCTGCATTGAACCTTGGCTCTCCTGA
- the EGFL8 gene encoding epidermal growth factor-like protein 8 isoform X2 gives MASRDELYNLLGGLSSLLLLMSVQGAKGGSLKESQGVCSKQMLVVPLHYNESYSQPVYKPYLTMCNGRRICSTYRTTYRVAWREVKREVQQTHVVCCQGWKKRHPGALTCDEAICAKPCLNRGVCVRPEQCQCAPGWGGKHCHVDVDECRTGVTLCSHHCLNTAGSFTCGCPQGLVLGPDGRTCAEGNLEPPTGANILSVAVREAEHDEHALRREIRELRGRLERLEQWAGQAGAWVRAVLPMPPEELQPEQVAELWGWSDRIESLSDQVLLLEERLGACSCEDNSLGPGLNRQPIRNLSRTLAL, from the exons ATGGCATCCAGGGATGAGCTGTACAATCTCTTAGGCGGACTCTCATCCCTCCTGCTACTGATGTCAGTCCAGGGGGCCAAGGGTGGATCCCTCAAAGAGAG TCAGGGGGTCTGCTCCAAGCAGATGCTGGTGGTCCCCCTCCATTACAACGAGTCCTACAGCCAACCAGTGTATAAGCCCTACCTGACCATGTGCAATGGAAGGCGCATCTGCAGCACCTACAG GACTACATATCGAGTGGCATGGAGGGAGGTGAAGAGGGAGGTGCAGCAGACCCATGTTGTGTGCTGCCAAGGCTGGAAGAAGCGGCATCCAGGGGCGCTCACCTGTGATGAAG CCATCTGCGCCAAGCCCTGTCTGAACCGAGGTGTCTGCGTCAGGCCAGAGCAGTGCCAGTGCGCCCCAGGCTGGGGTGGGAAGCACTGTCACGTGG ACGTGGATGAATGTAGGACTGGTGTCACCCTCTGCTCACACCATTGCCTCAACACGGCAGGCAGCTTCACCTGTGGTTGTCCCCAAGGTCTGGTGCTGGGCCCAGATGGGCGCACCTGTGCAGAGGGCAACCTGGAGCCCCCAACTGGCGCCAACATCCTCAGCGTGGCGG TTCGGGAAGCAGAACATGATGAGCACGCCTTGAGGCGGGAGATTCGGGAGCTGCGGGGGCGCCTGGAGCGGCTGGAGCAG TGGGCCGGTCAGGCTGGGGCCTGGGTCCGAGCTGTGCTGCCCATGCCACCTGAAGAGTTACAACCAGAACAGGTGGCGGAGCTATGGGGCTGGAGCGACAGGATTGAGTCTCTCAGCGaccaggtgctgctgctggagGAGAGGCTAGGTGCCT GCTCCTGTGAGGACAATAGCCTGGGCCCAGGTCTCAATCGGCAGCCGATAAGGAACCTCTCCAGAACCCTGGCCCTCTAA
- the EGFL8 gene encoding epidermal growth factor-like protein 8 isoform X1, with product MASRDELYNLLGGLSSLLLLMSVQGAKGGSLKESQGVCSKQMLVVPLHYNESYSQPVYKPYLTMCNGRRICSTYRTTYRVAWREVKREVQQTHVVCCQGWKKRHPGALTCDEAICAKPCLNRGVCVRPEQCQCAPGWGGKHCHVDVDECRTGVTLCSHHCLNTAGSFTCGCPQGLVLGPDGRTCAEGNLEPPTGANILSVAVREAEHDEHALRREIRELRGRLERLEQWAGQAGAWVRAVLPMPPEELQPEQVAELWGWSDRIESLSDQVLLLEERLGACESSVPLCLNPHPPMAAPSSPRHLSLVHFSFPQTLSQHLASPYCPQIATLHPFLWYPVPNLFIVG from the exons ATGGCATCCAGGGATGAGCTGTACAATCTCTTAGGCGGACTCTCATCCCTCCTGCTACTGATGTCAGTCCAGGGGGCCAAGGGTGGATCCCTCAAAGAGAG TCAGGGGGTCTGCTCCAAGCAGATGCTGGTGGTCCCCCTCCATTACAACGAGTCCTACAGCCAACCAGTGTATAAGCCCTACCTGACCATGTGCAATGGAAGGCGCATCTGCAGCACCTACAG GACTACATATCGAGTGGCATGGAGGGAGGTGAAGAGGGAGGTGCAGCAGACCCATGTTGTGTGCTGCCAAGGCTGGAAGAAGCGGCATCCAGGGGCGCTCACCTGTGATGAAG CCATCTGCGCCAAGCCCTGTCTGAACCGAGGTGTCTGCGTCAGGCCAGAGCAGTGCCAGTGCGCCCCAGGCTGGGGTGGGAAGCACTGTCACGTGG ACGTGGATGAATGTAGGACTGGTGTCACCCTCTGCTCACACCATTGCCTCAACACGGCAGGCAGCTTCACCTGTGGTTGTCCCCAAGGTCTGGTGCTGGGCCCAGATGGGCGCACCTGTGCAGAGGGCAACCTGGAGCCCCCAACTGGCGCCAACATCCTCAGCGTGGCGG TTCGGGAAGCAGAACATGATGAGCACGCCTTGAGGCGGGAGATTCGGGAGCTGCGGGGGCGCCTGGAGCGGCTGGAGCAG TGGGCCGGTCAGGCTGGGGCCTGGGTCCGAGCTGTGCTGCCCATGCCACCTGAAGAGTTACAACCAGAACAGGTGGCGGAGCTATGGGGCTGGAGCGACAGGATTGAGTCTCTCAGCGaccaggtgctgctgctggagGAGAGGCTAGGTGCCTGTGAGTCCTCAGTCCCTCTCTGCTTGAACCCCCATCCCCCCATGGCTGCCCCCAGCTCTCCCAGACACCTTTCCCTAGTtcacttttctttcccccaaacccTTTCTCAACACTTAGCTTCCCCATACTGTCCCCAGATAGCTACACTTCATCCCTTTCTCTGGTACCCTGTCCCTAATCTATTTATTGTTGGGTAA
- the EGFL8 gene encoding epidermal growth factor-like protein 8 isoform X4, translating to MEGASAAPTEPGLCSRTTYRVAWREVKREVQQTHVVCCQGWKKRHPGALTCDEAICAKPCLNRGVCVRPEQCQCAPGWGGKHCHVDVDECRTGVTLCSHHCLNTAGSFTCGCPQGLVLGPDGRTCAEGNLEPPTGANILSVAVREAEHDEHALRREIRELRGRLERLEQWAGQAGAWVRAVLPMPPEELQPEQVAELWGWSDRIESLSDQVLLLEERLGACSCEDNSLGPGLNRQPIRNLSRTLAL from the exons ATGGAAGGCGCATCTGCAGCACCTACAG AACCAGGCCTATGTTCTAGGACTACATATCGAGTGGCATGGAGGGAGGTGAAGAGGGAGGTGCAGCAGACCCATGTTGTGTGCTGCCAAGGCTGGAAGAAGCGGCATCCAGGGGCGCTCACCTGTGATGAAG CCATCTGCGCCAAGCCCTGTCTGAACCGAGGTGTCTGCGTCAGGCCAGAGCAGTGCCAGTGCGCCCCAGGCTGGGGTGGGAAGCACTGTCACGTGG ACGTGGATGAATGTAGGACTGGTGTCACCCTCTGCTCACACCATTGCCTCAACACGGCAGGCAGCTTCACCTGTGGTTGTCCCCAAGGTCTGGTGCTGGGCCCAGATGGGCGCACCTGTGCAGAGGGCAACCTGGAGCCCCCAACTGGCGCCAACATCCTCAGCGTGGCGG TTCGGGAAGCAGAACATGATGAGCACGCCTTGAGGCGGGAGATTCGGGAGCTGCGGGGGCGCCTGGAGCGGCTGGAGCAG TGGGCCGGTCAGGCTGGGGCCTGGGTCCGAGCTGTGCTGCCCATGCCACCTGAAGAGTTACAACCAGAACAGGTGGCGGAGCTATGGGGCTGGAGCGACAGGATTGAGTCTCTCAGCGaccaggtgctgctgctggagGAGAGGCTAGGTGCCT GCTCCTGTGAGGACAATAGCCTGGGCCCAGGTCTCAATCGGCAGCCGATAAGGAACCTCTCCAGAACCCTGGCCCTCTAA
- the EGFL8 gene encoding epidermal growth factor-like protein 8 isoform X3 — protein MEGASAAPTEPGLCSRTTYRVAWREVKREVQQTHVVCCQGWKKRHPGALTCDEAICAKPCLNRGVCVRPEQCQCAPGWGGKHCHVDVDECRTGVTLCSHHCLNTAGSFTCGCPQGLVLGPDGRTCAEGNLEPPTGANILSVAVREAEHDEHALRREIRELRGRLERLEQWAGQAGAWVRAVLPMPPEELQPEQVAELWGWSDRIESLSDQVLLLEERLGACESSVPLCLNPHPPMAAPSSPRHLSLVHFSFPQTLSQHLASPYCPQIATLHPFLWYPVPNLFIVG, from the exons ATGGAAGGCGCATCTGCAGCACCTACAG AACCAGGCCTATGTTCTAGGACTACATATCGAGTGGCATGGAGGGAGGTGAAGAGGGAGGTGCAGCAGACCCATGTTGTGTGCTGCCAAGGCTGGAAGAAGCGGCATCCAGGGGCGCTCACCTGTGATGAAG CCATCTGCGCCAAGCCCTGTCTGAACCGAGGTGTCTGCGTCAGGCCAGAGCAGTGCCAGTGCGCCCCAGGCTGGGGTGGGAAGCACTGTCACGTGG ACGTGGATGAATGTAGGACTGGTGTCACCCTCTGCTCACACCATTGCCTCAACACGGCAGGCAGCTTCACCTGTGGTTGTCCCCAAGGTCTGGTGCTGGGCCCAGATGGGCGCACCTGTGCAGAGGGCAACCTGGAGCCCCCAACTGGCGCCAACATCCTCAGCGTGGCGG TTCGGGAAGCAGAACATGATGAGCACGCCTTGAGGCGGGAGATTCGGGAGCTGCGGGGGCGCCTGGAGCGGCTGGAGCAG TGGGCCGGTCAGGCTGGGGCCTGGGTCCGAGCTGTGCTGCCCATGCCACCTGAAGAGTTACAACCAGAACAGGTGGCGGAGCTATGGGGCTGGAGCGACAGGATTGAGTCTCTCAGCGaccaggtgctgctgctggagGAGAGGCTAGGTGCCTGTGAGTCCTCAGTCCCTCTCTGCTTGAACCCCCATCCCCCCATGGCTGCCCCCAGCTCTCCCAGACACCTTTCCCTAGTtcacttttctttcccccaaacccTTTCTCAACACTTAGCTTCCCCATACTGTCCCCAGATAGCTACACTTCATCCCTTTCTCTGGTACCCTGTCCCTAATCTATTTATTGTTGGGTAA
- the AGPAT1 gene encoding 1-acyl-sn-glycerol-3-phosphate acyltransferase alpha isoform X2, whose amino-acid sequence MEVARMELWPGVWTVLLLLLLLLLLLLPALWFCSPSAKYFFKMAFYNGWILFLAVLAIPVCAVRGRNVENMKILRLMLLHIKYLYGIRVEVRGAHHFPPSQPYVVVSNHQSSLDLLGMMEVLPGRCVPIAKRELLWAGSAGLACWLAGVIFIDRKRTGDAISVMSEVAQTLLTQDVRVWVFPEGTRNHNGSMLPFKRGAFHLAVQAQVPIVPIVMSSYQDFYCKKERRFTSGRCQVRVLPPVPTEGLTPDDVPALADRVRHSMLTVFREISTDGRGSGDYLKKSGGVGEARL is encoded by the exons GTGGCCAGAATGGAGTTGTGGCCAGGGGTATGGaccgtgctgctgctgctcctcctgctgctgctgctcctgctgcctgCCCTGTGGTTCTGCAGCCCCAGTGCCAAATACTTCTTCAAGATGGCCTTCTACAATGGCTGGATCCTCTTCCTGGCTGTGCTCGCCATCCCTGTGTGTGCTGTGCGAGGACGCAACGTTGAGAACATGAA GATCTTGCGCCTGATGCTGCTCCACATCAAATACCTGTACGGGATCCGAGTGGAGGTGCGTGGGGCTCACCACTTCCCTCCCTCACAGCCCTACGTCGTGGTCTCCAACCACCAGAGCTCACTCGACCTGCTTG GGATGATGGAGGTACTGCCAGGCCGCTGTGTACCCATCGCCAAGCGTGAGCTGCTGTGGGCTGGCTCCGCTGGACTGGCCTGCTGGCTGGCAGGAGTTATCTTCATCGACCGGAAGCGCACTGGGGATGCCATCAGTGTCATGTCTGAAGTCGCCCAGACCCTGCTCACCCAGGAT GTGCGGGTCTGGGTTTTTCCTGAGGGCACAAGAAACCACAATGGCTCCATGCTGCCCTTCAAACGTGGCGCCTTCCACCTTGCAGTTCAGGCCCAG gtTCCCATTGTCCCCATAGTCATGTCCTCCTATCAAGACTTCTATTGCAAGAAGGAGCGCCGCTTCACTTCGG GACGATGTCAGGTACGGGTGCTGCCCCCAGTGCCCACAGAAGGGCTGACACCAGATGACGTCCCAGCTCTGGCTGACAGAGTCCGACACTCCATGCTCACCGTTTTCCGGGAAATCTCCACTGATGGCCGGGGCAGTGGTGACTATCTGAAGAAGTCTGGAGGGGTGGGCGAGGCCCGGCTCTGA
- the AGPAT1 gene encoding 1-acyl-sn-glycerol-3-phosphate acyltransferase alpha isoform X3 translates to MELWPGVWTVLLLLLLLLLLLLPALWFCSPSAKYFFKMAFYNGWILFLAVLAIPVCAVRGRNVENMKILRLMLLHIKYLYGIRVEVRGAHHFPPSQPYVVVSNHQSSLDLLGMMEVLPGRCVPIAKRELLWAGSAGLACWLAGVIFIDRKRTGDAISVMSEVAQTLLTQDVRVWVFPEGTRNHNGSMLPFKRGAFHLAVQAQVPIVPIVMSSYQDFYCKKERRFTSGRCQVRVLPPVPTEGLTPDDVPALADRVRHSMLTVFREISTDGRGSGDYLKKSGGVGEARL, encoded by the exons ATGGAGTTGTGGCCAGGGGTATGGaccgtgctgctgctgctcctcctgctgctgctgctcctgctgcctgCCCTGTGGTTCTGCAGCCCCAGTGCCAAATACTTCTTCAAGATGGCCTTCTACAATGGCTGGATCCTCTTCCTGGCTGTGCTCGCCATCCCTGTGTGTGCTGTGCGAGGACGCAACGTTGAGAACATGAA GATCTTGCGCCTGATGCTGCTCCACATCAAATACCTGTACGGGATCCGAGTGGAGGTGCGTGGGGCTCACCACTTCCCTCCCTCACAGCCCTACGTCGTGGTCTCCAACCACCAGAGCTCACTCGACCTGCTTG GGATGATGGAGGTACTGCCAGGCCGCTGTGTACCCATCGCCAAGCGTGAGCTGCTGTGGGCTGGCTCCGCTGGACTGGCCTGCTGGCTGGCAGGAGTTATCTTCATCGACCGGAAGCGCACTGGGGATGCCATCAGTGTCATGTCTGAAGTCGCCCAGACCCTGCTCACCCAGGAT GTGCGGGTCTGGGTTTTTCCTGAGGGCACAAGAAACCACAATGGCTCCATGCTGCCCTTCAAACGTGGCGCCTTCCACCTTGCAGTTCAGGCCCAG gtTCCCATTGTCCCCATAGTCATGTCCTCCTATCAAGACTTCTATTGCAAGAAGGAGCGCCGCTTCACTTCGG GACGATGTCAGGTACGGGTGCTGCCCCCAGTGCCCACAGAAGGGCTGACACCAGATGACGTCCCAGCTCTGGCTGACAGAGTCCGACACTCCATGCTCACCGTTTTCCGGGAAATCTCCACTGATGGCCGGGGCAGTGGTGACTATCTGAAGAAGTCTGGAGGGGTGGGCGAGGCCCGGCTCTGA